One Lottiidibacillus patelloidae genomic region harbors:
- a CDS encoding acyl-CoA synthetase, with protein sequence MQKETDWLHHRSTLTPEKVAVIDGDNHKQWTYEELHERAENYAVYLQENGVAKGDRIALLSSNHICYFDLLFACSKIGAIFVPLNWRLAKEELSYILQDCTPTLLFYHSDFSEVVTFLNVNRTININKAILEGKKSYLKVNVIQSDPAAIIYTGGTTGKPKGVVLTHQNIHCNAVNTVVSWQLKDSDTTAVFLPMFHTGGLNALAIPILLIGGTVVLTKKFEPTTAIRMLNDYKCTIALLVPTMYHLIVKTSAFSHTSFPTMHTFLSGGAPCPLTIYREFEKKGLSFKEGYGLTEAGPNNFYISPKDALKKRGSVGKPMLYNEVKLIADDGKDVQSSEVGEIIIRGGHVFSHYWNNENATSATLVNGWLHTGDLARKDEEGYYYIVGRKKEMIITGGENVFPLEIEHILSQHDAVDEVAIIGLPDEKWGEVVTAIIVPSAEKVLSIEEVQKYCAEKLGKYKVPKKVVFTEKMPKTDVGKIDKKAIYHLYSY encoded by the coding sequence GTGCAAAAAGAGACGGATTGGCTACATCATCGAAGTACATTAACACCTGAAAAAGTTGCAGTAATTGATGGTGATAATCATAAACAGTGGACTTATGAAGAACTTCATGAACGAGCTGAAAACTATGCTGTCTATTTACAGGAAAATGGTGTGGCTAAAGGTGACCGCATTGCACTACTTTCTTCTAATCATATATGCTATTTCGATTTATTATTTGCCTGTAGCAAAATTGGAGCTATATTCGTTCCATTAAATTGGCGATTAGCGAAAGAAGAACTATCTTATATATTGCAAGACTGTACTCCAACTCTATTATTCTACCATTCAGATTTTTCAGAAGTAGTAACTTTCCTTAATGTTAATCGGACAATTAACATTAACAAAGCAATACTCGAAGGAAAAAAATCATACCTAAAAGTAAATGTAATTCAAAGTGATCCTGCAGCAATTATTTATACCGGCGGAACCACTGGAAAACCAAAAGGAGTGGTTCTTACTCATCAAAATATTCATTGCAACGCAGTGAATACAGTTGTAAGCTGGCAACTTAAAGATTCCGACACGACAGCGGTATTTTTACCAATGTTTCATACAGGTGGATTGAATGCATTAGCTATTCCAATATTGTTAATTGGTGGGACGGTTGTTCTTACAAAAAAGTTTGAACCTACTACTGCAATAAGGATGTTGAACGACTATAAATGCACAATTGCTCTCTTAGTTCCAACCATGTATCACTTAATTGTAAAAACATCTGCATTTTCCCATACCTCGTTTCCGACAATGCACACCTTTTTATCAGGTGGAGCACCATGCCCATTAACAATTTATCGAGAGTTTGAGAAAAAAGGGCTTTCCTTTAAAGAAGGATACGGCTTAACAGAGGCTGGACCGAATAATTTTTACATATCTCCAAAAGATGCGTTAAAGAAACGAGGCTCTGTAGGAAAACCTATGTTGTATAACGAGGTTAAGCTAATTGCAGACGATGGAAAAGATGTTCAATCTAGTGAAGTCGGAGAAATCATTATTCGAGGTGGTCATGTCTTTAGTCATTATTGGAATAATGAAAATGCTACAAGTGCAACCTTAGTGAATGGATGGTTACATACAGGCGATCTCGCTCGAAAAGATGAAGAAGGCTATTATTATATTGTTGGTCGGAAAAAAGAAATGATAATAACGGGTGGGGAAAATGTATTTCCATTAGAGATTGAGCACATTTTAAGCCAGCATGATGCTGTGGATGAAGTTGCAATTATTGGACTACCTGATGAAAAGTGGGGAGAAGTAGTAACTGCCATTATAGTTCCTTCAGCTGAAAAAGTACTTTCGATAGAAGAAGTTCAAAAATATTGTGCAGAGAAGCTAGGAAAATACAAAGTGCCTAAAAAAGTAGTGTTTACTGAGAAAATGCCAAAAACAGACGTCGGAAAAATAGATAAAAAAGCAATTTACCATCTCTATAGCTATTAA
- a CDS encoding beta-ketoacyl-ACP reductase, with amino-acid sequence MRLKDKVAIITGAANGIGMAAAKTFVKEGAYVIVADYNEKAGGDLVASLNAESDVAMFIKVNVADQSSVNEMVEIVREKYKKIDILVNNAGITRDGLLTKLSKEDWQQVIDVNLSGVFYCTQAVAPTMLEQGEGKIILTSSVSGVYGNFGQTNYAATKAGVVGMMNTWAKELGRKGINVNAVAPGFIMTDMVAKMPEKVLGKMREMVPLGRLGNPEDIAKAYLFLASSDADYVNGTVLHVDGGIVM; translated from the coding sequence ATGAGATTAAAAGATAAAGTTGCTATTATTACTGGTGCTGCGAATGGAATAGGAATGGCAGCAGCGAAGACATTTGTTAAAGAAGGCGCATATGTAATTGTTGCTGACTATAATGAAAAAGCTGGTGGGGACCTAGTTGCTAGTTTAAATGCCGAAAGTGATGTAGCAATGTTTATTAAAGTAAATGTTGCTGATCAAAGTAGTGTAAATGAAATGGTAGAGATAGTTCGTGAAAAATATAAAAAAATTGATATTTTAGTAAACAATGCTGGAATTACGAGAGATGGCTTGCTTACTAAACTTTCAAAAGAAGACTGGCAGCAAGTAATTGATGTTAATTTATCTGGTGTTTTTTACTGCACGCAAGCGGTTGCACCGACAATGCTTGAACAAGGGGAAGGGAAGATCATCCTTACTTCATCTGTTTCAGGAGTTTATGGTAACTTTGGTCAAACTAATTATGCAGCGACAAAAGCGGGTGTCGTTGGCATGATGAACACTTGGGCGAAGGAACTAGGTCGAAAAGGTATTAACGTCAATGCAGTAGCACCTGGATTTATTATGACTGATATGGTCGCAAAAATGCCTGAAAAAGTATTAGGTAAAATGCGGGAAATGGTTCCATTGGGTAGATTAGGAAATCCAGAGGATATTGCTAAAGCTTATTTATTTCTTGCTAGTAGTGATGCAGATTATGTGAATGGAACGGTTTTACATGTTGATGGTGGAATCGTTATGTAA
- the phaZ gene encoding intracellular short-chain-length polyhydroxyalkanoate depolymerase, with protein sequence MPEITLKSIALGNGETLGYREREGGEKTLLLIHGNMTSSKHWDLVMENIDSSYKLYAIDLRGFGISTYNTPIASLKDLTNDVKLFVDAIGLSTFSVMGWSSPGGGVSMQFAAEYPHYVENLILLASISSRGYPFFNSDGMGNPILTERLTTREEIANEKGKIQPTVKAIESKDKAFLKMVWKWLIYNHNEPDSERFEEYLADMLTQRNYIDIVHANNQFNISNKHNGVVEGSNDIAKIKCPTLILYGENDIVVPTVMTEQLIQDFKGRAEVVMLKNCGHSPLVDDLPQLLGSIEQFLTKKV encoded by the coding sequence ATGCCGGAAATTACATTAAAAAGTATTGCTCTCGGAAATGGTGAAACACTTGGATACCGTGAGCGAGAAGGAGGAGAAAAAACGCTTCTACTTATTCACGGCAATATGACTTCATCGAAACATTGGGACTTAGTCATGGAAAATATCGATTCTTCATACAAATTGTATGCTATTGATTTAAGAGGATTCGGCATTTCAACTTATAATACACCGATTGCTAGTTTAAAAGATTTAACAAATGACGTGAAGCTTTTCGTAGACGCAATAGGCCTTTCCACTTTTTCAGTTATGGGGTGGTCAAGTCCTGGTGGTGGCGTTTCAATGCAATTTGCAGCAGAATATCCTCACTATGTTGAAAATTTAATCCTTCTTGCATCGATCTCTTCTAGAGGTTATCCATTTTTCAATTCAGATGGAATGGGAAATCCAATATTAACTGAAAGATTGACTACTAGAGAAGAAATTGCTAATGAAAAAGGGAAAATTCAGCCTACAGTTAAGGCTATTGAAAGTAAAGATAAAGCGTTCTTAAAAATGGTTTGGAAATGGTTAATATATAATCACAATGAACCTGATTCTGAACGATTTGAAGAATATTTGGCTGATATGTTAACACAAAGAAACTACATTGATATTGTTCATGCAAACAATCAATTTAATATAAGTAATAAGCATAATGGAGTTGTTGAAGGATCGAATGATATTGCCAAAATTAAGTGCCCAACATTAATTTTATACGGTGAAAATGACATCGTCGTACCAACTGTTATGACGGAACAACTAATTCAAGATTTTAAAGGACGAGCAGAAGTCGTTATGCTGAAAAATTGTGGACATTCACCATTGGTAGATGACCTACCGCAATTACTAGGAAGCATTGAACAATTTCTAACGAAAAAGGTGTAG